In a genomic window of Corynebacterium choanae:
- a CDS encoding DoxX family protein, with protein sequence MDTPAVRDGALLLFRAILGVVFCAHGFEKLFIVGPAATTQYFQGLGIPQPGLIAWCTGAVELLGGALLVIGLLSTVVAGLLCVIVLGALWFQHAEHGFFIASGGFEYVLVLAAGLIMIVVFGPGRVSVDGLVYSRDRL encoded by the coding sequence ATGGATACACCGGCTGTGCGCGATGGGGCGCTCTTACTGTTTCGCGCCATCCTTGGGGTGGTGTTTTGCGCCCATGGTTTTGAAAAACTGTTTATTGTCGGTCCTGCTGCGACGACGCAATATTTTCAAGGGTTAGGCATTCCTCAGCCGGGTCTGATTGCTTGGTGTACTGGGGCGGTTGAACTGCTCGGTGGGGCGCTGCTGGTGATTGGGCTGCTGTCGACAGTGGTGGCCGGTTTGTTGTGTGTCATTGTGTTGGGGGCGTTATGGTTCCAACATGCTGAGCACGGGTTTTTTATTGCCAGCGGCGGGTTTGAATATGTGCTGGTGCTAGCAGCCGGGCTGATCATGATTGTGGTGTTTGGCCCTGGCCGTGTTTCCGTAGACGGATTGGTGTATTCCCGTGATCGACTGTGA
- a CDS encoding dolichyl-phosphate-mannose--protein mannosyltransferase: MATALAKPRRTLPPVTANRRETLAYVLILAIVSFTRLVALGRVTDYGTPIFDEKHYVPQAWNMVTSAQDFLTGGVELNPGFGLVVHPPLSKQLMAIGQALFGYTAFGWRISGAIAGIITVALLMLLVRRLTGQRLAGIITGVLACCDGVLLIESRFALLDIFLVTAVIVATYCLLRDRQAVTDRYQTILHTPVTAADPTGTGGTITGLPMVPAGQLGPNFGWRWWRFACGIALGCALSVKWSGLYYMAFFGIYIVAADMVLRFQAGEPRPVVTTLVKDSWKSFISLVIVPVLVYLWSFRAWFAGETTVYRHQINAGAIDDTSVLRWLPEPVASFLDYHRQVLSFHSSITSSSGHHHPWDSKPFSWLVAARPVLYYSDTDIDCAQGTCRKMIYLFGTPGIWWMTVPVVLIACYLLWRRHDTQLVLPLVGWAASFLPWVMVYDRQMYFFYAGPMVLFTIMLLAQVTTRVASWDTYQIRGKSVGKLLAASYLALVIWCFIVYVPIFYAILIPDELFDVLMFLPTWR; this comes from the coding sequence ATCGCGACAGCGTTAGCGAAACCACGCCGCACCCTGCCGCCGGTCACCGCCAATCGGCGGGAAACGCTCGCCTATGTGCTGATCCTGGCGATAGTGTCGTTTACCCGGCTTGTCGCGTTAGGGCGCGTCACCGACTATGGCACCCCAATTTTCGACGAGAAACACTATGTGCCACAGGCCTGGAATATGGTGACCTCCGCGCAGGATTTCCTCACCGGCGGGGTGGAACTCAATCCCGGGTTTGGACTGGTGGTGCATCCACCATTGTCGAAACAGCTCATGGCGATCGGGCAGGCACTCTTCGGCTACACCGCATTCGGCTGGCGAATCAGTGGGGCTATCGCCGGCATTATCACGGTGGCGCTGCTGATGCTGCTCGTGCGCCGACTCACCGGGCAACGCCTCGCCGGCATCATCACCGGTGTTCTGGCCTGCTGCGACGGGGTGCTGCTCATCGAATCCCGGTTTGCACTGCTCGATATTTTCCTTGTCACCGCAGTGATCGTGGCCACCTATTGTCTCCTGCGCGACCGGCAGGCGGTCACCGACCGCTACCAGACCATCCTCCACACCCCAGTCACCGCCGCCGACCCTACCGGCACCGGCGGCACGATAACCGGGTTGCCGATGGTACCGGCCGGGCAGCTCGGACCGAATTTTGGGTGGCGCTGGTGGCGGTTTGCCTGCGGTATCGCCCTGGGCTGTGCACTCAGCGTGAAATGGTCGGGGCTGTACTATATGGCCTTTTTCGGCATCTACATTGTTGCCGCCGATATGGTGCTCCGCTTCCAGGCTGGGGAACCCCGCCCAGTAGTCACCACCTTGGTGAAAGATTCCTGGAAATCATTTATCAGCCTGGTGATCGTGCCCGTCCTGGTCTATCTGTGGTCATTTCGCGCCTGGTTTGCCGGCGAAACCACCGTCTATCGGCATCAAATCAATGCCGGCGCCATCGACGACACCAGCGTGCTGCGGTGGCTGCCCGAACCGGTGGCCTCGTTTCTTGACTACCACCGGCAAGTTTTAAGTTTCCACAGTTCCATCACCAGCTCCTCTGGGCATCACCACCCGTGGGATTCGAAACCATTTTCCTGGCTCGTCGCCGCCCGCCCCGTGCTCTACTACTCCGATACCGATATCGACTGTGCACAAGGCACCTGCCGTAAAATGATCTATCTCTTCGGCACCCCCGGCATCTGGTGGATGACAGTTCCTGTGGTGCTCATTGCCTGCTACCTGCTGTGGCGCCGCCACGACACCCAACTGGTTCTCCCGCTTGTGGGCTGGGCAGCATCATTTCTGCCCTGGGTGATGGTCTACGACCGGCAAATGTATTTCTTCTATGCCGGACCGATGGTGCTGTTTACTATTATGCTGCTCGCCCAAGTCACCACCCGGGTCGCCAGCTGGGACACCTACCAGATTCGCGGTAAATCCGTCGGCAAACTCCTTGCCGCCAGCTATCTTGCCCTCGTCATATGGTGTTTTATCGTCTATGTGCCGATCTTCTACGCAATCCTCATCCCCGATGAGCTCTTCGACGTGCTGATGTTCCTGCCAACCTGGCGCTAG
- a CDS encoding NADPH-dependent FMN reductase codes for MTTTPHIGIFVGSIRDKRTSPAIGQWVHQVASDLVDTDSLSATFAIVDLQDHPVPPLTDELPPKARDGQYPDPQVARWAETVKAFDGFVFISPEYNASIPGTMKNAFDSIYVEWQEKPVSFVGFGSTGASTALKHWHDVVNRVGMAHTGEDVLLTFADDFADHKPAPRDSQRQTLTAQLRALVAAAQAAK; via the coding sequence ATGACTACAACACCACATATTGGTATTTTCGTGGGATCCATCCGCGATAAGCGCACCTCCCCGGCAATTGGCCAATGGGTACACCAAGTTGCAAGCGATCTTGTTGATACGGATTCACTGTCGGCTACTTTCGCCATTGTGGATCTGCAAGACCACCCGGTGCCACCGCTGACTGATGAACTGCCACCGAAGGCACGCGACGGCCAATATCCTGATCCGCAGGTTGCCCGCTGGGCGGAAACCGTCAAAGCATTTGACGGATTCGTTTTTATCTCCCCGGAATATAATGCGTCGATCCCGGGCACCATGAAAAATGCTTTCGATTCCATCTATGTGGAATGGCAGGAAAAGCCAGTAAGTTTTGTTGGCTTCGGTTCCACCGGTGCTTCCACCGCACTGAAGCACTGGCATGATGTGGTCAACCGGGTCGGGATGGCGCACACCGGCGAAGATGTGCTGCTCACCTTCGCTGATGATTTCGCCGACCATAAGCCTGCGCCACGCGACAGCCAGCGCCAAACACTCACAGCCCAGCTTCGGGCGCTGGTTGCCGCTGCACAAGCAGCAAAATAG
- a CDS encoding zf-HC2 domain-containing protein, whose protein sequence is MIDCDAVQVALSARLDGEPYQPHDDVLDAHVSGCAACREFLDQAAHFKRLLALQQWQQHHTDQSPARAGETLGAGAGEQAAFSPITPAAMYPAPDLSQAILAGVDEVARARASRATLWLALGRIGLLIIGCICVTWAVLILGSTVHTVEGIEVVDPARVDATTRGQLAASLLVDAAAVRLAMACGCWFTAWRPSLAFGVLTVVAPLTAFSFGFTTRDVVLGFAGSQDVAGLLLLLCTTILLGLVGMYANSGHGVWRRWWRAANAQPE, encoded by the coding sequence GTGATCGACTGTGATGCGGTGCAGGTTGCACTGTCGGCGCGGTTGGATGGGGAACCCTACCAGCCGCATGATGATGTGCTTGACGCGCACGTCTCCGGGTGTGCGGCTTGTCGTGAATTCCTTGATCAGGCAGCTCATTTTAAACGACTGTTGGCGTTGCAACAGTGGCAGCAACACCACACTGATCAATCCCCTGCGCGGGCCGGGGAAACGCTTGGAGCCGGTGCCGGTGAGCAGGCAGCGTTTTCCCCGATCACCCCGGCCGCAATGTATCCTGCCCCGGATTTGTCGCAGGCAATTTTAGCTGGGGTGGATGAGGTTGCCCGCGCCAGAGCTTCCCGGGCCACGCTGTGGCTGGCCTTGGGGCGTATAGGGCTGCTGATCATTGGCTGTATTTGTGTGACTTGGGCGGTGCTGATCCTTGGGTCGACGGTGCACACTGTGGAGGGGATTGAGGTGGTCGATCCTGCCCGAGTTGACGCCACTACCCGCGGGCAATTAGCAGCCTCCTTGTTGGTGGATGCGGCAGCGGTGCGACTAGCGATGGCATGTGGCTGCTGGTTTACCGCCTGGCGGCCGTCGTTAGCATTCGGGGTGCTTACTGTGGTTGCCCCGTTGACCGCGTTTAGTTTTGGGTTCACTACCCGGGATGTGGTGTTAGGGTTTGCCGGTTCGCAGGATGTTGCTGGGTTGTTGCTGCTGCTGTGTACCACCATTCTGTTGGGACTAGTGGGCATGTATGCCAATAGTGGGCATGGGGTGTGGCGCCGCTGGTGGCGGGCAGCAAATGCCCAACCTGAATAA
- a CDS encoding BCCT family transporter, whose product MADSQQPQDPQSPPGQYPPAASTDPTDTLHTAAAATPAGTTTAEAENGDSETVHVFADPEVTATEALATMLANPNAVAASSGAEEEPIELAGEQSNLPIAWAVVGPAMAVVVAIVAWGLFAPTNFSDFASGALTGVIDNLGWAFTLFGTVFVVFMLAVAFSRFGSIKLGRDDEAPEFSNVSWFAMMFAAGMGIGLMFYGTSEPLSHYRAGVPGIGEQSVGGAMATTLFHWTLHPWCMYALVGLAIAYSTFRMGRKQLLSSCFVPLIGERRANGLVGAIIDILAIVATMFGTACSLGIGATQIRAGLAKVGLIEIQQDSFTPGLSNPNNVWLLVIIAVLTICFVISAVTGVSKGIQYISNANMVLATLLAVFVFVLGPSVYILNMIPTSLGNYLASFFEMTARTADSANGEAGPWLSGWTIFYWAWWISWSPFVGMFLARISRGRTIREFIVAIVIVPSAVSVVWFSIFGGTAIFLESHGGSIYGDGDAKRQLFDLLYTLPGGTIAAFVAMILLATFFITSADSASTVMGSMSQNGALTANRFITALWGIGAAAIGIVLLFTGGADTLSNLQNVTIIAASPFLFLLVVLIVAVVKDLSNDPLYLDHKAQQRFAMKLAREARIHQEHLARQQQLAQLRRGLKKLRHPGELRLHGPLRQDHPEHHS is encoded by the coding sequence ATGGCAGATTCTCAACAACCGCAAGATCCACAGTCGCCGCCGGGACAGTATCCCCCGGCGGCTTCCACTGATCCGACCGATACGCTGCACACCGCTGCAGCAGCAACCCCGGCAGGAACAACCACCGCCGAGGCGGAAAACGGTGACAGCGAGACGGTACACGTTTTCGCCGATCCGGAAGTCACCGCCACTGAGGCGCTGGCCACCATGCTGGCCAACCCCAATGCGGTCGCCGCATCCTCGGGGGCGGAAGAAGAACCTATTGAACTGGCTGGTGAACAATCCAACCTGCCGATCGCTTGGGCAGTGGTCGGACCGGCCATGGCAGTCGTCGTAGCGATTGTCGCCTGGGGACTGTTTGCCCCCACGAATTTCTCCGATTTCGCCTCCGGCGCACTCACCGGCGTCATCGATAACTTAGGCTGGGCATTCACCCTGTTTGGCACCGTATTTGTGGTGTTCATGTTGGCGGTGGCTTTCTCCCGCTTCGGCTCCATCAAACTGGGCCGCGACGATGAAGCCCCCGAATTTAGTAACGTGTCCTGGTTTGCGATGATGTTTGCCGCCGGTATGGGCATCGGTTTGATGTTCTACGGCACCTCCGAGCCGCTGTCGCACTATCGTGCCGGAGTACCAGGTATTGGTGAACAATCCGTTGGCGGCGCCATGGCAACCACCCTATTTCACTGGACACTGCATCCTTGGTGCATGTATGCCCTCGTGGGGCTGGCGATTGCCTACTCCACCTTCCGCATGGGACGCAAACAGCTCCTGTCGAGCTGTTTCGTGCCGCTGATCGGGGAGCGTCGCGCAAACGGTCTCGTTGGGGCGATTATCGACATTTTGGCGATTGTTGCCACCATGTTCGGCACCGCCTGCTCGCTCGGCATTGGCGCCACCCAGATTCGCGCCGGGTTGGCGAAAGTCGGGCTCATTGAAATCCAGCAAGACAGCTTCACCCCTGGTCTTTCCAACCCGAATAATGTGTGGCTGCTGGTCATCATTGCGGTGCTCACCATCTGCTTTGTGATCTCTGCAGTCACCGGTGTGTCCAAGGGTATTCAATACATCTCAAACGCCAATATGGTGTTGGCAACCCTGCTTGCGGTGTTTGTCTTCGTCCTTGGCCCAAGCGTCTATATTCTCAACATGATCCCCACGTCGCTGGGGAACTATCTTGCCTCCTTCTTCGAAATGACTGCCCGCACCGCGGACTCTGCTAACGGGGAAGCCGGACCATGGCTCAGCGGTTGGACAATCTTCTACTGGGCGTGGTGGATCTCCTGGTCACCATTTGTGGGCATGTTCTTAGCGCGCATCTCCCGGGGACGAACCATCCGCGAATTCATTGTGGCTATTGTCATCGTGCCGTCAGCGGTTTCGGTGGTATGGTTTTCCATCTTCGGTGGCACTGCGATCTTCCTTGAGTCCCACGGCGGCTCCATCTACGGTGATGGCGACGCGAAACGTCAACTCTTTGATCTGCTCTACACCCTGCCTGGTGGCACGATTGCTGCGTTTGTGGCAATGATTTTGCTCGCCACGTTCTTTATCACCTCAGCCGATTCGGCTTCGACAGTGATGGGTTCTATGAGCCAAAACGGGGCACTTACCGCCAACCGGTTCATCACCGCCCTGTGGGGTATCGGGGCTGCCGCAATCGGAATTGTGCTGCTGTTTACCGGTGGCGCTGACACGTTATCGAATCTGCAAAACGTCACCATTATCGCCGCCAGCCCATTCCTCTTCCTGCTGGTAGTGCTTATCGTGGCTGTTGTGAAGGATCTCTCTAATGATCCGCTCTACTTAGATCACAAGGCACAGCAGCGCTTTGCGATGAAACTCGCCCGGGAGGCACGCATCCACCAAGAACACCTGGCGCGGCAGCAGCAGCTCGCCCAGCTTCGCCGTGGACTGAAGAAGCTTCGCCACCCCGGTGAGCTTCGCCTGCACGGGCCGCTGCGGCAGGATCATCCAGAGCATCACAGCTAA
- the metG gene encoding methionine--tRNA ligase — MSNPVLTAVAWPYANGPRHIGHVAGFGVPSDVFARFRRMCGEQVLMISGTDEHGTPLLVQAEKEGVAVQTLADRYNRQIVEDLAGLGLSYDLFTRTTTRNHYAVVQELFRGLYENGYMKKETTMGAISPSSGRTLPDRYIEGTCPICGADGARGDQCDNCGNQLDPADLIDPVSKINGETPEFRRTEHFLLDLPALADELKSWLETRQDWRPNVLKFSLNLLADLRPRAMTRDIDWGVPVPIDGWQDNEAKKLYVWFDAVVGYLSASMEWAWRSGNPDAWKDFWTNPDALSFYFMGKDNITFHSQIWPAELLGYQGKGAHGGAAGEFGELQLPTEVVSSEYLTMSGSKFSSSKGIVIYVKDFLAEFGPDPLRYFISVAGPENTDTDFTWEEFVRRVNNELANGWGNLVNRTVSMAHKNFQQVPTPGTFTESDRRLLQLAEDAYRIVGDNLRASKFKAGITHAMHVVGEANAYIAEQEPWKLAKDPDQQERLATVLYVALQVVSDCNTLLTPYLPHIAQQVHETLGRDGVWAAKPEIREVTDDMPCHPVGVGLPEAGRSYPIITGDYTNQQAVWRRTEMVPGTPLAKPQPLIAKLDPSLAETGTTWAPVIADDEDD; from the coding sequence ATGTCTAACCCTGTGCTTACCGCTGTTGCCTGGCCATACGCTAATGGACCCCGTCATATCGGCCACGTTGCCGGATTTGGGGTGCCATCTGATGTGTTCGCACGGTTCCGGCGAATGTGCGGTGAACAGGTGTTGATGATCTCCGGGACCGATGAGCACGGCACCCCGCTGCTGGTGCAGGCAGAGAAAGAAGGCGTAGCGGTACAAACCCTGGCTGACCGCTACAATCGGCAGATCGTCGAAGACTTAGCAGGGCTGGGACTGTCCTATGACCTGTTTACTCGCACCACCACCCGGAATCATTACGCGGTAGTACAAGAGCTGTTTCGCGGACTGTACGAAAACGGGTACATGAAAAAAGAAACCACGATGGGGGCGATCTCCCCGTCGTCGGGACGAACCTTACCTGATCGCTATATTGAAGGAACCTGCCCGATTTGTGGGGCTGACGGTGCCCGCGGCGACCAGTGCGACAATTGCGGCAATCAGCTTGACCCGGCTGACTTGATTGATCCGGTGTCGAAAATCAATGGGGAAACCCCGGAATTCCGCCGCACCGAACATTTCCTGCTCGACCTTCCAGCCCTTGCTGATGAACTGAAATCTTGGCTAGAAACCCGCCAAGACTGGCGTCCCAATGTGTTGAAGTTTTCCCTCAACCTGCTTGCTGATCTGCGGCCACGGGCGATGACTCGCGATATTGACTGGGGTGTCCCGGTGCCGATCGACGGCTGGCAGGACAATGAGGCAAAGAAACTCTATGTCTGGTTTGATGCGGTGGTCGGCTATTTGTCGGCGTCGATGGAATGGGCGTGGCGCTCCGGAAATCCGGATGCGTGGAAAGATTTTTGGACGAACCCGGATGCGTTGTCGTTCTACTTTATGGGCAAAGACAACATCACCTTCCACTCCCAGATTTGGCCGGCCGAACTACTCGGATATCAGGGCAAGGGTGCCCATGGCGGTGCTGCTGGTGAATTCGGTGAACTTCAGCTGCCAACCGAAGTGGTGTCGAGTGAATATCTGACGATGTCCGGATCGAAGTTTTCCTCATCCAAAGGCATTGTGATCTATGTCAAGGATTTCTTGGCCGAATTTGGTCCTGATCCGCTGCGCTACTTTATCTCGGTGGCCGGACCGGAAAACACCGACACGGACTTCACCTGGGAAGAGTTCGTTCGCCGGGTGAACAATGAGCTGGCCAACGGCTGGGGCAACCTAGTCAATCGCACCGTGTCGATGGCACACAAAAACTTTCAGCAGGTACCAACACCAGGAACGTTCACCGAAAGTGATCGTCGTCTTCTGCAGCTTGCCGAAGACGCCTACCGCATCGTTGGCGACAATTTGCGAGCCAGCAAGTTCAAAGCCGGAATCACCCACGCGATGCATGTGGTGGGAGAGGCGAACGCCTATATCGCTGAGCAGGAACCGTGGAAGTTGGCGAAAGACCCCGATCAGCAGGAGCGTCTCGCTACGGTGCTCTATGTGGCGCTGCAGGTCGTCAGCGACTGTAACACGCTACTCACCCCGTATCTGCCGCATATTGCCCAGCAAGTACACGAAACCTTAGGCCGTGACGGGGTGTGGGCTGCGAAACCAGAGATTCGCGAAGTCACCGACGACATGCCATGTCACCCGGTTGGCGTTGGGCTGCCAGAAGCTGGTCGCAGCTATCCGATTATTACCGGTGATTACACCAACCAGCAGGCGGTGTGGCGGCGCACTGAAATGGTGCCGGGTACCCCGTTGGCGAAGCCGCAGCCGTTGATCGCAAAACTCGATCCAAGCCTGGCCGAAACAGGAACTACTTGGGCGCCGGTAATCGCCGACGATGAAGATGACTAG
- the galE gene encoding UDP-glucose 4-epimerase GalE — MSKVLITGGCGFIGSTIGSALTDAGHSVVVLDNFSTGRKEFALDRPCYEGDIADPVILDQICADHPDIDVVVHCAASIVVPESVADPIGYYNNNVLGTLRLVEHLLQHGITRMLFSSSASFYGPAPDGEVTETSPIAPSSPYARTKAHVEAMLADVCQGTDFRLISLRYFNPIGADPQLRTGLALANPSHALGMLITKDRLGEPFTVTGTAWPTRDGSGVRDYVHVWDLAQAHVKAVEQFDTVVTGPDGAARSRAINLGTGAGTTVFELVDAYRSVTGSAIAVQSGPARPGDVAGAYASTQRAAAELGWRAQHSIEDGIRDTLAWFAHRGRVLPEFA, encoded by the coding sequence ATGAGCAAAGTACTCATCACTGGTGGCTGTGGGTTTATCGGCTCGACGATTGGTTCGGCGTTAACCGACGCGGGTCATTCGGTGGTGGTGCTCGACAATTTCTCTACCGGGCGGAAAGAATTTGCCTTGGATCGTCCCTGCTATGAGGGGGACATTGCGGATCCTGTGATACTTGATCAAATCTGTGCAGATCATCCTGATATTGATGTGGTGGTGCACTGTGCGGCTTCGATTGTGGTGCCGGAGTCCGTTGCAGATCCGATCGGTTACTACAACAACAATGTGCTTGGAACGCTGCGCCTGGTGGAACATTTGCTGCAGCATGGGATTACTCGGATGCTGTTTTCTTCATCGGCGTCGTTTTACGGCCCAGCCCCAGATGGGGAGGTTACAGAGACTTCCCCGATTGCGCCGAGTTCACCCTATGCCCGGACGAAAGCACATGTGGAAGCAATGCTTGCCGATGTCTGTCAGGGCACTGATTTCCGTCTTATTTCGCTGCGATATTTCAACCCCATCGGAGCGGATCCGCAGCTGCGAACCGGATTGGCGTTAGCCAACCCGTCGCATGCGTTGGGCATGCTGATTACCAAAGATCGGCTCGGGGAGCCGTTTACGGTGACTGGTACTGCTTGGCCGACGCGGGATGGGTCCGGGGTGCGGGATTATGTGCATGTGTGGGATTTGGCGCAAGCCCATGTCAAAGCAGTGGAACAGTTTGACACTGTCGTCACCGGCCCAGATGGTGCTGCCCGGTCGCGGGCAATCAATTTGGGGACAGGGGCTGGCACAACAGTGTTTGAACTCGTTGATGCGTATCGATCGGTGACCGGATCTGCGATTGCGGTTCAGTCCGGTCCAGCCCGGCCAGGTGATGTGGCTGGTGCTTATGCCTCAACACAGCGGGCAGCTGCGGAGCTTGGTTGGCGTGCTCAGCATTCGATTGAAGATGGTATTCGAGATACGTTGGCTTGGTTTGCGCATCGTGGCAGGGTGTTGCCGGAATTCGCCTAG
- the rsmI gene encoding 16S rRNA (cytidine(1402)-2'-O)-methyltransferase — protein sequence MNTTTDAAVCPANPIFTPSALAAVALPATGVAVVGTPLGNKYDVTLRQAAVLGRAQVIAAEDTRRVRSLAAAIGVSITGTVISNFDHNEDQRKAQLLALARTNLVAVVTDAGMPVVADPGYTLVAAAHDAGIPVTVIPGPSAVTTALAGAGLPAGGFRFVGFAPRKPAARTALFQSHIGAGDALVVFESPHRIAATLAVAREVFGDQQPAAVCRELTKTYEEYRRGSLAELCQWAAAGVKGEITLIIGPAAAVDEEDPASLVAQAESLVAEGMKLKAACRQVTEGTTVSKNDLYDAVLAARNEIVT from the coding sequence ATGAACACCACCACCGATGCTGCTGTTTGCCCCGCCAATCCGATCTTCACCCCGTCGGCTCTTGCCGCGGTAGCGCTGCCCGCCACCGGGGTGGCGGTTGTGGGTACACCGCTTGGCAATAAATATGATGTCACCCTGCGACAGGCGGCAGTACTTGGCCGTGCCCAAGTCATTGCCGCGGAAGACACGCGCCGGGTGCGGTCGTTGGCCGCGGCGATCGGGGTGAGCATTACCGGGACGGTGATCTCGAATTTTGACCACAATGAAGATCAGCGTAAAGCGCAACTGTTAGCGTTGGCGCGCACAAACCTTGTTGCAGTAGTCACCGATGCCGGGATGCCGGTGGTTGCCGACCCTGGGTACACGTTGGTGGCTGCCGCCCACGATGCTGGGATTCCGGTTACAGTGATCCCCGGTCCCTCCGCGGTCACCACTGCATTAGCCGGGGCGGGTCTTCCCGCCGGGGGGTTTCGTTTCGTCGGGTTTGCACCCCGCAAACCCGCGGCCCGCACCGCCCTGTTTCAGAGTCATATCGGTGCCGGTGATGCGTTGGTGGTGTTTGAATCACCCCATCGGATCGCCGCTACCCTCGCAGTAGCCCGGGAAGTATTCGGCGACCAGCAGCCGGCGGCAGTGTGCCGGGAGCTGACGAAAACCTATGAAGAATATCGACGCGGCAGTCTCGCAGAGCTGTGCCAGTGGGCTGCCGCCGGGGTGAAAGGGGAAATCACCCTGATTATCGGCCCTGCTGCAGCAGTTGATGAGGAAGATCCGGCAAGCCTGGTGGCGCAAGCTGAGTCGCTTGTCGCGGAAGGAATGAAACTCAAAGCCGCCTGCCGACAAGTGACCGAGGGCACAACTGTGTCAAAAAATGATTTGTATGACGCTGTGCTCGCAGCCCGTAATGAAATCGTTACATAA
- a CDS encoding alpha-amylase family protein, whose protein sequence is MSDVGRTPIAWQVYPLGFTGAPVRPNGPEERQCVHRLGHLNEWLDYVVEMGCNMLILGPIFSADTHGYDTLDFFAIDPRLGDEQDFDALAQGCSERGIQLVLDGVFNHVAASHELVQTALAHGQNSSESELFRIDFAADPPRPAVFEGHESLVSFNHDSAAVADLVVEVMCYWAAKGVAGWRLDAVYAIDPDFWPGVLERVRDQYPDVFIFGEMIHGDYVDYVQRSTIDSVTQYELWKACWSALRDENFFELQWTLQRHNALLETFVPITFVGNHDTSRIASQVGDSKAVLAATLLFTLPGHPVVYYGDELGWHAHKEEKLGGDDAVRPMFPANPAQIEEHNQWMLSLYRELIALRRNFPQVTNGRVYDDEVSNTRLVYHVDDAHGQRVFDVELDVTERPTARVWVDGEQRFSWEAAC, encoded by the coding sequence ATGAGTGACGTGGGACGCACACCAATTGCCTGGCAGGTGTATCCGCTGGGATTTACCGGAGCCCCGGTGCGGCCAAACGGTCCGGAGGAACGTCAATGTGTTCACCGGCTTGGCCACCTGAATGAGTGGCTTGACTATGTCGTCGAGATGGGCTGCAACATGCTGATTTTGGGTCCTATCTTTAGCGCCGATACCCACGGCTATGACACCCTGGATTTCTTTGCAATCGATCCGCGCCTAGGCGATGAGCAAGATTTCGACGCGTTGGCGCAAGGCTGTTCCGAGCGCGGTATTCAGCTGGTGCTTGACGGGGTGTTTAACCATGTGGCGGCCAGTCATGAGCTGGTACAAACCGCGTTAGCACACGGGCAGAACTCGTCGGAAAGTGAGCTTTTTCGTATCGATTTTGCCGCGGATCCTCCCCGCCCGGCGGTGTTTGAAGGCCATGAATCATTGGTGAGTTTCAACCACGACAGTGCCGCGGTTGCTGATCTGGTGGTGGAGGTGATGTGCTATTGGGCGGCGAAAGGTGTGGCCGGCTGGCGCCTCGACGCGGTGTATGCCATCGATCCGGATTTTTGGCCGGGCGTGTTGGAACGGGTGCGGGATCAGTATCCGGATGTGTTCATCTTCGGGGAGATGATTCACGGTGACTATGTTGACTATGTGCAGCGTTCCACCATTGACAGTGTCACCCAATATGAACTGTGGAAAGCCTGCTGGTCGGCGTTGCGGGATGAAAACTTCTTCGAGCTGCAGTGGACGTTGCAGCGGCATAATGCGCTGCTGGAGACCTTTGTGCCCATCACCTTTGTGGGCAACCATGACACGTCCCGAATCGCCAGCCAGGTAGGTGATAGTAAAGCGGTGCTAGCGGCCACCCTGCTGTTTACGCTGCCTGGTCATCCGGTGGTGTATTACGGCGATGAACTGGGTTGGCATGCGCACAAGGAAGAAAAGCTGGGCGGCGACGATGCTGTGCGGCCAATGTTTCCGGCGAATCCGGCACAGATCGAAGAACACAACCAGTGGATGTTGTCGTTGTATCGGGAGCTTATTGCGTTGCGCCGGAATTTTCCGCAGGTCACCAACGGGCGAGTGTATGACGACGAGGTGAGCAATACCCGCCTGGTGTATCACGTGGACGATGCGCACGGGCAGCGGGTGTTCGATGTGGAACTTGATGTCACTGAGCGTCCCACCGCCCGGGTGTGGGTGGACGGTGAACAGCGTTTTTCCTGGGAAGCTGCCTGCTGA